The Pyxidicoccus xibeiensis genome contains the following window.
TCGAGGACCCCGGCGCCCATGCGGGCCGCGGCCTCGTAGGACTCCTTCGTGTGCTCCGGGAACTGTAGCGGGGCGCCCCGGTGGCCGATGGAGAAGTCCGTCTTGTAGAACGGCCCCTCGGAGCACTGCTGGAGCTTCCGCTTGAGCGGGCTCTCGTCCATGTCGTCGACGAGGAAGTAGGGGCGGGGACCGACCTGGACGTTCAGCCGCCGCGAAGGCCTGCGGTCCGAGTCGAAGTCACCGTCCCGCGCGGAGACGACAGCGGGGGCGGCAACGCAGGCAGTCAGGGTCACAGCGGCGAGTGTCATCAACCTCGTCGGGGTCATGATGCGCACGGCTCCTTGCAGGAGAGCGGGGAAAAGCGTGCGCACCTTGCACCTCGTCTTCAGGACTCCTGCGTCAAGAGTCCGCCACGTTTGGACGACAGCCGTGTGAGCCCGCCGCTCAGTCCTTCCCCGCGCCCTTCGGAGGCCCCTCGCCGCCCATGGGCGACAGCCGCGCCGACAGCGCACCGGCCTGCTCGTGCGGCATCTTGTCGCGCGGAGAGCGGTAGTACTGCATGGGCGAGTGGTGCAGGAAGTTCGACACGCGGCTCGTGTACAGACACGCGTACTGCTCCACCTGGTACCCGAAGCGGCTGTTCTCGTTGCCCTCCTTGAACAGCAGGCCCCAGTACGGGTTGAAGCCCTCCTCGACGTCCTCCTCCAGCGTGTCCGCAATCTCGTTCGCGTTCTTCAGCGCCCGCCGCATCAAATCGAGCTCCGACTTGGTCTGCTTGCGCAGCTCCTCCGCCGCGAGCCGGTCCGCCTGTGGCAACTGCTCACGCTCCAGCCGCCGCTCCAGCGTGTTCAGCAGCGTCTTGTGGTGGTTCACCTCGTCGTCCAGGCGCTCGCGCACCACCTCCACCTGCGACAGGATTCCAATCTCATCCAGCCGCGAGTCCGTGTAGGTGATCTCATCTTCGATCTCCTGCACCACCATGCACGTGCGCCACAGCGACGACTTCTTCGACTTCAGGATGTCGCCGTAGATGTGGTCGCCGACGTAGAGGATGTTCTCCCCGCGGTAGCCCGTCAGCTCCTCGAACCGCGCCAGGTTGCCGCCCGAGTACACCTTGCCCCGGTCCAGTGACACGGTGGCCTCGCCAATCACGCGGCCTTCCTCCGTCGACGCGTCCAGCTCCAGGAACGGCTTGCCCTCGGAGAAGAAGCCCGGCTTGCCCGCCGCCGTCACCACCACGTCGAAGTAGTTCCGCCAGCTCGGGTACTCCGCCAGCTGCCCGTCCAGCAGGTACCGCATCACCGCGTCCGTGTAGTCCCACGCCGAGTTCGTCAGCAGGAACAGCCGCTTCCCACCCGAGCGCAGCTTGTGCAACGCCGGCCCCAGCTCCGGGTCCAGGAACACGTAGCGCCCCAGGTCCTTGCGCACCTCGCGCTTGAGCGAGTTGTCCCGGTGGATGGTGTCGATGGCCTCGCGGATGTCGTCGTACAGCTTGCCGTAGTCCACCCGCTGCCCCATCGACTCCATCAGCTCGATGATGCCCGCGAACAGGCACGTCTCCGGCAACGCGAACAGCGTGTCGTTCCACGCGAACTGCGGGTTGCGCAGCCGCACGCGCTTGTTGCGGTACAGCTCGCGCCACACCTCCGGCTTCAGCGGCCGCAGCCCGTGGTACGCCCGACCCACGTGGCCGAACCGGTCCATCTTCAGGATGTTCCCGTTCAGCCGGTCCACCGCCAGCCCACGCATCACGAAGTGGTGGTCGTAGAGCAGGCCGCCCACCATCGGCGGATAGCCGTACTCGCTGATCAGCTTCGCCAGCGTCATGTCGAACGAGAGCTGCTCCAACCGGCGCATGTGGTAGATGGCCAGCGTGTAGTCCATGTCGAAGCCAATCAGCTCGACACTGGACATGCGCAGGTTGCGGTTGACGAAGATCTCCCGCGCCCGCGCCACCACGTCCCGCCGCTCGCGAGGCAGCGTCAACAGCCGCGTGAGCCCCTCGTCGGCCAGGAGGTCCTCGGCCCTCCGCGCGGCATCCTCGGCGCGCGCACGATTGAAGGGGGAACGGAAGCTCCCGTGAAGCGGGTCCGGTGAGGGACCGCCCGGGATGGGACGGAATGGAGAAAGGGTCTGAGCCACGGAACACCCACTCATACCACGCGCGTACCCCCTTCGGCTCTGTCCTTGCCGGGTTCCAACAGGGCGTGGCACGCTCACCCTCTGCAATGCGCTCGCCTGCCCGACGTCGGTCCTCGGACACTCTCGAGGACGTCCATGCGCGCCTGTCCGCCCGGATTGCCGTGCTCGAGGACCGGGTGCGCCGCCTGGAGGCCCGGCTCCGCGTGAGCGCCACGTCCCAGACGCCCGCCGTCCGGACCTCCGCCGTCCGGACGTCGCCCAGGCGGGCCGACGAGCCCTCGCGCGCCCCCGCCGCCCGCGCGCGGCCGCGCTGCCCCGGCTGTACCCTGGAGCTGCCCAGGGGCCGACGCGGCGAGTCGTGCGTCTGGTGTGGCTTCGAGTTCTCCGCCGTGTCCCGGCGCCGCCCGGCGCGAAAGAAGCGATGAGCGCCACCTACCGTCTGACGGGCCGCATCGAGAACGGCGAGCTCGCGGAGCTGTACGAGGCGCTCCACCTCCCCGGGGTGGAGGTGGTGGTGAAGCTCTTCCACCCGAAGACCTCCGACCCGGCCTACGCGCTGGACCTGGCCGAGACGACCCGGCTGCTCCAGCCGGTGCGCCACCCCGGCATCCTCCACGTCATCGACATCGGCGTCGTGCGCCAGCGGCTCGCCGTCGTCCGTGAGGACATGGATGGCTTCATGCTGGGCACCGCGCTGCAGCGGCTGCACACCAAGGAGGTCATCCTCCCTTCCGCCGTGGCGCTCTACATCGTCATCCAGCTCCTGGAGGCGGTGCAGCAGGCCCATGACGCCGGCGTCGTCCACGGCGCCCTCACGCCCGGCAACGTGCTGCTGGGGCGCGACGGCAACCCCGCCGTCTGCGACTTCGGCGCGCTGCGCGCCCTCATGGCCGTTCCCACGCTCAAGCGCACCTTCGGCAACCGCGGCCGTGGCACCTACCGCGCGCCCGAGGTGACTCGAGGAGACACGCCTGACGTGCAGTCGGACATCTACTCCCTGGGGGCCATCGCCTACGAGCTGCTCACCCAGCGCGAGCCCGTGGTGCCCGGCAGCAAGGGCGTGTCCACCCGCCGCAGCGAGGCGCTGCCTCCGCCCAGCCGCGTGGACCGTCGCCTCAACGGGCGGTTGGACCCCATCATCCTCCGCGCCCTCGAGCCCACGCCCCAGCGGCGCTTCCGCGCGTGCGGCGAGTTCGCGGCCGCGCTGCGCAACTTCCTCTCCGCCAGCGGCGGCATGCCCGGCATCGACGACGTGCGCCGCTTCGTCGGCGAGCTGTTCCCCAACGAGGTCAGCGTCGCCGCACTCGGCCCCCCGGTGTTCAAGGAGCCCTTCACCCTGGAGCCCATCTCCGGCGCGGAGATGGATGACCTCCGCGCGGAGGAGCTCGAGGCGTCCATCGTCCAGCGCGCGCCGTACAGCCGCTCGCTGTCCGAGGAAGAGGCTGTCGCGGAGACGCAGGAATCCGCTTCGCCCGCCTTCGAGGAGTACCGCCCGGAGGACTACGCGCAGGAGCCCGAGGTCCCCGCGCCACGCCTGGCTCCCGTAGTGGTCGAAGAAGGGGAGACCACCGGCCCCGGACAGGCCGGCCCCCTGGAGGCAGGCTGGGAGGCCCCGCCGGGCGCCGCGCCCCAGAAGTCCCGTCGGCAGCAGGTGCCGCAGGGCGGAGCGGGCGGCAAGGAGCAGACGCGCATCGGGCGCAACCCCCGCTTCAAGGTGGTGGAGGACTTCTCCAGCCCGAGCCCGCCCGAGGAGGACGAGGAGCTGTCTGTCTCCGTCTCCACGTCCGGCCGCCGCGCCGCCCGTCCCCGCCGCCCGTCCCCGCCGCCCGCCGAGCGCGCCCCGCGCCCGCTGCCCGAGCCGTTCTCCGCCGCCACGGCTCGCGCCGGTCCCCGGGAGCGCGAGGACATGGCCATGCCGCCTCCCTCGGCGACGGACCATGCCGTGGTGCAGGCGTCCCGGCGCCTGATGACGGAGGAGCAGAACCTGTCCCGCGCGCAGGACCGGCGCGGAAAGATGGTCGCCATCGCGGGGGCCATCGCCCTGGTGGGCCTGGTGAGCTTCGCCATCGCCGCGTGGAAGCTCGGAGGCGCGTCCGGGGCCGAGACCGAGGCGCCCGTCGAAGAGGCGCCCGACCCCGACCTGGTCGCGGGCCCGCCGCCACCCACGCCCATCCTGCCACCGCCGCCGCGGCTGCCTCCCGCCGCCGTGCCCGAGCGCTCCGCCGCCGCGTCCGAGGCGCCGCGCGACGTCCCCGAGGATGACCTCCCCGAGGCGAAGGTCCCCCCGAAGTCCCAGCGCGCCTACGTCACCATCACCACCAACGTGCCGGCGCGCGTCTACATCGACGGGACGCGGGTGAACCGGCGCACGCCCCTGTCGCGCTACCCCATCCAGTCCGGCACGCGCATCATCCGGCTGGTGTCCGTCGCCACCGGCGAGCCCCACGAGGTGGAGCTGCGCTTCACCCGGGGCCAGCACCGCAAGGTGTTGGTGGACTCCTTCAAGGTTCCGAGACGGTGACCATGGACCGCACCCGCATCTACGTCGTCGAGGACCAGCCCCAGCTCTTGAAGAACCTGGTGAAGGTGCTGGGCACCTTTCCCGAGCTGGAGATCGTGGGCACCGCCCAGGAGGGCGAGGCCGCGGTGGAGGAGATCCTCCAGCTGCGCCCGCAGCTCGTGCTGCTGGACCTGGAGCTGCCGGGCATCAACGGCATCCAGGTGACGCAGCGGGTGAAGCGCCGCGCCCCCGAGGTGGAGGTCCTCATCCTCACGTCCTTCGACGACGAGCAGAAGGTGTACGAGGCCATCCAGGCGGGCGCGTCCGGCTACCTCGTCAAGCGCGTGGGCCCGGAGAAGATCCGCTCCGGCATCCAGGAGGTGATGGAGGGCGGCACCGTCCTGGAGCCCATCATCGCCCGCCGCTTCTGGAACTACTTCCAGTCCGTGCAGGCGAAACCCGCCACGCCGGAGAAGAAGGCAGACAACCCCTGGGCCCTCACTCCCTTGGAGTTCGAGGTGCTGCGCTACGTGGCCAAGGGCCTGTCCAACGCGGAGGTGGGGCAGGTGATGACGCTGGAGCGCCGCACCGTGCGGACGCACCTGTCACATATCTACCGGAAGATGGGCGTCAACTCCCACGTGGAGGCAGTCGTCCTGGCCCTGCGTGCAGGTGTCGTGGATCTGTAGCCCCTCCGTGTATACGGTGGGGTCCTATGCGCAAGGCTTCTCCCAGCGTTCCCCCCGCTCGCGCGGCGGATCCCGCCCTCGAGTCCCTGTTCGATGTCCACGAGGCCACGCTGCCCAATGGCCTCCGGGTGCGGTTGCTCGCCAACCACCAGGCGCCCGTCGTCAGCCTCTACACGTTCTTCCAGGTGGGCAGCCGCAACGAGCGGCCCGGCATCACCGGCATCAGCCATCTGTTCGAGCACATGATGTTCAACGGGGCCAAGAAGTACGGCCCCAAGATGTTCGACATGAAGCTGGAGTCCAGCGGCGGCCGCTCCAACGCGTACACGTCCCATGACCTCACGGTGTACGACGACGACTTCGCCGCCGAGGCGCTGGAGACGGTGCTGGACCTGGAGTCGGACCGG
Protein-coding sequences here:
- a CDS encoding HAD-IG family 5'-nucleotidase, which encodes MSGCSVAQTLSPFRPIPGGPSPDPLHGSFRSPFNRARAEDAARRAEDLLADEGLTRLLTLPRERRDVVARAREIFVNRNLRMSSVELIGFDMDYTLAIYHMRRLEQLSFDMTLAKLISEYGYPPMVGGLLYDHHFVMRGLAVDRLNGNILKMDRFGHVGRAYHGLRPLKPEVWRELYRNKRVRLRNPQFAWNDTLFALPETCLFAGIIELMESMGQRVDYGKLYDDIREAIDTIHRDNSLKREVRKDLGRYVFLDPELGPALHKLRSGGKRLFLLTNSAWDYTDAVMRYLLDGQLAEYPSWRNYFDVVVTAAGKPGFFSEGKPFLELDASTEEGRVIGEATVSLDRGKVYSGGNLARFEELTGYRGENILYVGDHIYGDILKSKKSSLWRTCMVVQEIEDEITYTDSRLDEIGILSQVEVVRERLDDEVNHHKTLLNTLERRLEREQLPQADRLAAEELRKQTKSELDLMRRALKNANEIADTLEEDVEEGFNPYWGLLFKEGNENSRFGYQVEQYACLYTSRVSNFLHHSPMQYYRSPRDKMPHEQAGALSARLSPMGGEGPPKGAGKD
- a CDS encoding response regulator — translated: MDRTRIYVVEDQPQLLKNLVKVLGTFPELEIVGTAQEGEAAVEEILQLRPQLVLLDLELPGINGIQVTQRVKRRAPEVEVLILTSFDDEQKVYEAIQAGASGYLVKRVGPEKIRSGIQEVMEGGTVLEPIIARRFWNYFQSVQAKPATPEKKADNPWALTPLEFEVLRYVAKGLSNAEVGQVMTLERRTVRTHLSHIYRKMGVNSHVEAVVLALRAGVVDL
- a CDS encoding serine/threonine-protein kinase, which encodes MSATYRLTGRIENGELAELYEALHLPGVEVVVKLFHPKTSDPAYALDLAETTRLLQPVRHPGILHVIDIGVVRQRLAVVREDMDGFMLGTALQRLHTKEVILPSAVALYIVIQLLEAVQQAHDAGVVHGALTPGNVLLGRDGNPAVCDFGALRALMAVPTLKRTFGNRGRGTYRAPEVTRGDTPDVQSDIYSLGAIAYELLTQREPVVPGSKGVSTRRSEALPPPSRVDRRLNGRLDPIILRALEPTPQRRFRACGEFAAALRNFLSASGGMPGIDDVRRFVGELFPNEVSVAALGPPVFKEPFTLEPISGAEMDDLRAEELEASIVQRAPYSRSLSEEEAVAETQESASPAFEEYRPEDYAQEPEVPAPRLAPVVVEEGETTGPGQAGPLEAGWEAPPGAAPQKSRRQQVPQGGAGGKEQTRIGRNPRFKVVEDFSSPSPPEEDEELSVSVSTSGRRAARPRRPSPPPAERAPRPLPEPFSAATARAGPREREDMAMPPPSATDHAVVQASRRLMTEEQNLSRAQDRRGKMVAIAGAIALVGLVSFAIAAWKLGGASGAETEAPVEEAPDPDLVAGPPPPTPILPPPPRLPPAAVPERSAAASEAPRDVPEDDLPEAKVPPKSQRAYVTITTNVPARVYIDGTRVNRRTPLSRYPIQSGTRIIRLVSVATGEPHEVELRFTRGQHRKVLVDSFKVPRR